A portion of the Streptomyces sp. NBC_01335 genome contains these proteins:
- a CDS encoding S9 family peptidase produces the protein MASTQPSTAQPTTTAPAPYGTWPTPVDAALAASHDGRPEYVGTVGEEVWWTEPRPAEGGRRALVRRSAEGAITTVLPAPWNARSRVIEYGGQPWAGVARASGGPLVVFVHFADQRLYAYAPDGPDAPWPLTPVSGTGGGLRWVDPQIHQDRDEVWCVLEEFTGEGASDVRRVVAAVPLDGSAADDRAAVRELSDDRHRFVTGPRVSHDGRRAAWIAWDHPHMPWDGTVVMLAEVTDEGTFTGIRPLVGDTDESVCQVEWDRDGSLLFVSDIGDWWQLQRIRPDAVADGAVPTSTLCPGRGEEFGGPLWKIGLRWFRQLDNGLIAVIHGTGTTRLGVLDPETGDLVDVAGPWTAWTETLAVRGDRVVGVAASPYTGYEVVELDTSTGHTRTIGAPHTDAVDPAYYPRPEERTFSGPDGRDIHALVYPPRNPGHTGPEGELPPYVVWAHGGPTSRVPLALDLEIAYFTSRGIGVVEVNYGGSTGYGRTYRERLREQWGVVDVEDCAAVAEALAAEGSADRARLAIRGGSAGGWTTAASLTSTDLYACGAISYPILDLTGWAVGETHDFESRYLESLVGPLAEVPDRYRDRSPLTHADRLRTPFLLLQGLDDVICPPAQCERFLAAIEGRGIPHAYLTFAGESHGFRLEATLIRALEAELSLYAQTFGIDGVDVPALELKR, from the coding sequence ATGGCGTCCACCCAGCCCAGCACGGCCCAGCCCACCACCACCGCCCCGGCCCCGTACGGCACCTGGCCCACCCCCGTCGACGCGGCGCTCGCCGCCTCGCACGACGGCCGCCCCGAGTACGTCGGCACCGTCGGCGAGGAGGTCTGGTGGACCGAACCCCGCCCCGCCGAAGGAGGCCGGCGCGCCCTGGTGCGCCGGAGCGCGGAGGGCGCGATCACCACCGTGCTGCCCGCACCGTGGAACGCCCGCAGCCGGGTCATCGAGTACGGCGGACAGCCGTGGGCGGGAGTCGCCCGCGCCTCGGGGGGCCCGCTCGTCGTCTTCGTCCACTTCGCCGACCAGCGGCTCTACGCCTACGCCCCGGACGGCCCCGACGCCCCCTGGCCGCTCACCCCGGTCTCCGGCACCGGCGGCGGGCTGCGCTGGGTGGACCCGCAGATCCACCAGGACCGGGACGAGGTCTGGTGCGTCCTGGAGGAGTTCACCGGCGAGGGCGCCAGCGACGTGCGCCGGGTGGTGGCCGCCGTACCGCTGGACGGCTCCGCCGCCGACGACCGCGCCGCCGTACGCGAACTCTCCGACGACCGCCACCGCTTCGTCACCGGGCCCCGGGTCTCGCACGACGGACGCCGGGCCGCCTGGATCGCCTGGGACCACCCGCACATGCCGTGGGACGGCACGGTCGTGATGCTCGCCGAGGTCACCGACGAGGGAACCTTCACCGGAATCCGGCCGCTCGTCGGCGACACCGACGAGTCCGTCTGCCAGGTCGAATGGGACCGCGACGGCTCCCTGCTCTTCGTCTCCGACATCGGCGACTGGTGGCAGCTCCAGCGCATCCGGCCCGACGCCGTCGCGGACGGGGCCGTACCGACCAGCACCCTCTGCCCCGGCCGGGGCGAGGAGTTCGGCGGACCGCTCTGGAAGATCGGCCTGCGCTGGTTCCGGCAGCTCGACAACGGACTGATCGCCGTCATCCACGGCACGGGCACCACCCGGCTCGGCGTGCTCGACCCGGAGACCGGCGACCTCGTCGACGTGGCCGGGCCCTGGACCGCCTGGACCGAGACCCTCGCCGTCCGCGGAGACCGCGTCGTCGGCGTGGCCGCGAGCCCGTACACCGGCTACGAGGTCGTCGAACTGGACACCTCGACCGGCCACACCCGGACCATCGGCGCACCGCACACCGACGCCGTCGACCCGGCGTACTACCCCCGGCCGGAGGAGCGCACCTTCTCCGGACCGGACGGCCGGGACATCCACGCCCTGGTGTACCCGCCCCGCAACCCCGGGCACACCGGCCCCGAGGGCGAACTCCCGCCGTACGTCGTCTGGGCGCACGGCGGCCCCACCAGCCGCGTCCCGCTCGCCCTCGACCTGGAGATCGCCTACTTCACCTCGCGCGGCATCGGCGTCGTCGAGGTCAACTACGGCGGATCGACCGGCTACGGGCGCACCTACCGCGAACGGCTCCGCGAACAGTGGGGCGTCGTGGACGTCGAGGACTGCGCCGCCGTCGCCGAGGCCCTGGCGGCCGAGGGCTCTGCCGACCGCGCCCGGCTGGCGATCCGGGGCGGCAGCGCCGGCGGCTGGACCACCGCCGCCTCCCTCACCAGCACCGACCTCTACGCCTGCGGGGCCATCAGCTACCCCATCCTCGACCTCACCGGCTGGGCGGTCGGCGAGACCCACGACTTCGAGTCGCGGTACCTGGAATCCCTGGTCGGCCCGCTCGCCGAGGTACCCGACCGCTACCGCGACCGGTCGCCCCTCACCCACGCGGACAGGCTCCGCACCCCGTTCCTACTGCTCCAGGGGCTGGACGACGTGATCTGCCCGCCCGCGCAGTGCGAGCGGTTCCTCGCCGCGATCGAGGGACGCGGCATCCCGCACGCCTACCTCACCTTTGCCGGGGAGAGCCACGGCTTCCGGCTGGAGGCCACCCTGATCCGCGCACTGGAGGCCGAACTCTCCCTGTACGCGCAGACCTTCGGCATCGACGGAGTCGACGTCCCGGCCCTGGAGCTGAAGCGATGA
- a CDS encoding S66 peptidase family protein encodes MSAAPVATGAGAGPEPLARAARLRPGARVAVVSPSGPVPAERLDAGLDLLRGWDLDPFVTPHARDVHPELRYLAGTDEHRAQDLQDAWCDPSVDAILCARGGYGAHRMVDLLDWTAIRAAGPKPFVGYSDITVLHEAFALRAGFSTLLGPMVGAETFLKDAPTQDGLRATLLEPESVRTLGLETAASLVPGRARGVTYGGCVSLLAADLGTPGARTSARGGLLLVEDVTEDPYRIDGILTRLLRSGALEGVAGVVCGSWENCGPYDRVRAVLADRLGTLGVPVVEELGFGHGPTTLTVPLGLPAVLDAPADGGRATLTVEVPALT; translated from the coding sequence ATGAGCGCGGCCCCCGTCGCCACCGGGGCCGGTGCAGGCCCCGAACCGCTCGCCCGGGCCGCCCGGCTGAGGCCCGGCGCCCGGGTCGCCGTCGTCTCGCCCAGCGGCCCCGTACCCGCCGAACGGCTCGACGCCGGGCTCGACCTGCTGCGCGGCTGGGACCTCGACCCCTTCGTCACCCCGCACGCCCGCGACGTCCACCCCGAACTGCGCTACCTCGCCGGGACCGACGAACACCGCGCCCAGGACCTCCAGGACGCCTGGTGCGACCCGTCCGTCGACGCGATCCTCTGCGCCCGGGGCGGCTACGGCGCGCACCGCATGGTCGACCTGCTCGACTGGACCGCCATCCGCGCGGCCGGCCCCAAGCCGTTCGTCGGCTACAGCGACATCACCGTGCTCCACGAGGCGTTCGCCCTGCGCGCCGGGTTCTCCACCCTGCTCGGCCCCATGGTCGGCGCCGAGACCTTCCTCAAGGACGCACCCACCCAGGACGGGCTGCGCGCCACCCTCCTCGAACCCGAGTCGGTACGCACCCTGGGCCTGGAGACCGCGGCCTCCCTGGTCCCCGGCCGGGCCCGGGGCGTCACCTACGGCGGCTGCGTCAGCCTGCTCGCGGCCGACCTCGGCACCCCCGGCGCCCGCACCTCGGCCCGGGGCGGCCTCCTCCTCGTCGAGGACGTCACCGAGGACCCGTACCGCATCGACGGCATCCTCACCCGGCTGCTGCGCTCCGGCGCCCTGGAGGGGGTCGCCGGGGTGGTCTGCGGCTCCTGGGAGAACTGCGGACCGTACGACAGGGTCCGCGCGGTGCTCGCCGACCGGCTCGGCACCCTCGGGGTGCCCGTCGTCGAGGAGCTGGGATTCGGCCACGGCCCGACCACGCTCACCGTCCCGCTCGGACTCCCCGCCGTGCTCGACGCCCCCGCGGACGGCGGTCGGGCGACCCTCACGGTGGAGGTTCCCGCACTGACCTGA
- a CDS encoding Type 1 glutamine amidotransferase-like domain-containing protein, producing MNLLLTASGLRNETLRDTLRDMLGKPFGSANVVYVPTASVAEPGDHGWLLADMNRVHGLGWREFDVLELNGLPRRTVLDRLIHADVIHVGGGNQYHLARSITGNGLADGFLEALESRVYVGMSAGSMIFSQNLTAHSADVIGDTADLHALGATTVESPFGLFDWYVKPHLHSPNFPERDDAWADRIAARADFPVWFIDDDTAVRVRDDTVDVVSEGRWRFHP from the coding sequence ATGAATCTTCTGCTGACGGCGAGCGGCCTGCGCAACGAGACGCTGCGGGACACGCTGCGGGACATGCTGGGAAAGCCCTTCGGGTCGGCGAACGTCGTGTACGTTCCCACGGCGTCGGTCGCCGAGCCCGGGGACCACGGGTGGCTCCTCGCGGACATGAACCGGGTGCACGGCCTCGGCTGGCGCGAGTTCGACGTCCTGGAGCTGAACGGCCTTCCCCGGCGGACGGTGCTCGACCGGCTGATCCACGCCGACGTCATCCATGTCGGGGGCGGCAACCAGTACCACCTCGCGCGCAGCATCACGGGCAACGGCCTGGCCGACGGCTTCCTGGAGGCGCTGGAGAGCCGGGTCTACGTGGGGATGAGCGCCGGATCGATGATCTTCAGCCAGAACCTCACCGCGCACTCCGCCGACGTCATCGGGGACACGGCGGACCTCCACGCACTCGGCGCGACGACCGTGGAATCTCCGTTCGGCCTCTTCGACTGGTACGTCAAACCCCACCTGCACTCGCCGAACTTCCCCGAGCGGGACGACGCCTGGGCCGATCGCATCGCCGCGCGGGCGGACTTCCCGGTCTGGTTCATCGACGACGACACGGCCGTGCGCGTCAGGGACGACACGGTGGACGTCGTCTCCGAGGGCCGGTGGCGCTTCCACCCCTGA
- a CDS encoding CocE/NonD family hydrolase, translating into MSGVVARFGKPFAALAGAALTAPLVLSVPARAADEPYTVTPLKFTVRAGGHDCTVDADLYRPRGADAAHPAPAVLATNGFAGSKSDGSTDALGRAFAARGYVGLVYSGLGFGRSGCLITLDAPEADGKAASGLVDFLAGTRSADDGTRADFVALDGTGDPRVGMIGGSYGGAVQLATASVDHRVDALVPLITWNDLGHSLAPNNVTPDSATGGTATASTATASTVTGSAAASRAPGVFKWQWTNGFYLMGEGQPLLAPSLDPSRFGTLDCLHFTPQACDTISFLNSGRYPAAEAEAVLAYTRGVSPVSYLDRVEAPTLLVQGQADTLFNLNEATDTYETLRSRGTPTKMIWQAWGHSGGGATPGELDLSQGNLETSYVGRRVLAWFDRYLRHQAADTGPAFAYYRDWTSGYGTADAPPAPSRTLYLSGDGTLADRRPDVVAGSRSYTNRPLPSSHSETSLSGLTGLPDIAPYDTAGTHLAWTSAPLTADLDVVGAPRVRLRVSSPKAERVQHSGDAADRLVLFAKVYDVAPDGSVELVHRLVAPVRVPDVTRPFTVRLPGIVHRFAAGHRLRFVIAGSDTAYYGNRGAKPVTVSASPQDTGVLELPVVPAG; encoded by the coding sequence GTGTCAGGTGTCGTCGCCAGGTTCGGGAAGCCGTTCGCGGCCCTCGCCGGAGCGGCGCTGACCGCCCCGCTCGTCCTGTCCGTCCCCGCCCGCGCGGCGGACGAGCCGTACACCGTCACCCCGCTGAAGTTCACCGTGCGCGCGGGCGGCCACGACTGCACCGTCGACGCCGACCTCTACCGCCCGCGCGGAGCCGACGCCGCGCACCCCGCTCCGGCGGTCCTGGCGACCAACGGCTTCGCGGGCAGCAAGTCGGACGGCTCCACCGACGCCCTCGGCCGCGCCTTCGCCGCCCGGGGCTACGTGGGGCTCGTCTACTCCGGCCTCGGCTTCGGCCGGTCCGGCTGCCTGATCACCCTGGACGCCCCCGAGGCCGACGGGAAGGCCGCCTCCGGGCTGGTCGACTTCCTCGCGGGCACCCGGTCGGCCGACGACGGCACCCGGGCCGACTTCGTCGCGCTCGACGGGACGGGCGACCCGCGCGTCGGCATGATCGGGGGGTCCTACGGCGGCGCGGTCCAACTCGCCACCGCCTCCGTCGACCACCGCGTCGACGCGCTCGTCCCCCTCATCACCTGGAACGACCTCGGCCACTCGCTCGCGCCCAACAACGTGACGCCCGACAGCGCCACGGGAGGCACCGCTACGGCAAGCACCGCTACGGCAAGCACCGTCACGGGAAGCGCCGCCGCATCCCGTGCCCCGGGCGTCTTCAAATGGCAGTGGACCAACGGCTTCTACCTGATGGGCGAGGGGCAGCCGCTGCTGGCCCCCAGCCTCGACCCGTCCCGCTTCGGCACCCTGGACTGCCTGCACTTCACCCCCCAGGCCTGCGACACCATCAGCTTCCTCAACTCCGGCCGCTACCCGGCCGCCGAGGCCGAGGCCGTGCTCGCCTACACGCGCGGCGTCTCCCCGGTCTCCTACCTCGACCGGGTCGAGGCGCCCACCCTCCTGGTGCAGGGCCAGGCGGACACCCTGTTCAACCTCAACGAGGCCACCGACACCTACGAGACCCTCCGGTCGCGCGGCACCCCCACCAAGATGATCTGGCAGGCCTGGGGGCACAGCGGGGGAGGCGCCACCCCCGGCGAACTCGACCTGTCCCAGGGGAACCTGGAGACCAGTTACGTCGGCCGGCGCGTCCTCGCCTGGTTCGACCGCTACCTCCGCCACCAGGCCGCCGACACCGGCCCCGCCTTCGCGTACTACCGCGACTGGACGAGCGGTTACGGCACCGCCGACGCACCGCCCGCCCCCTCGCGCACCCTGTACCTCTCCGGCGACGGCACCCTGGCGGACCGCCGCCCGGACGTGGTCGCCGGCAGCCGTTCGTACACCAACCGGCCCCTGCCCAGCAGCCATTCGGAGACCTCGCTCTCCGGGCTCACCGGACTTCCCGACATCGCTCCGTACGACACGGCGGGCACCCACCTCGCCTGGACCTCCGCCCCGCTCACCGCCGACCTCGACGTCGTGGGCGCGCCCCGCGTCCGGCTGCGGGTGTCCTCCCCGAAGGCGGAACGGGTCCAGCACAGCGGGGACGCCGCCGACCGGCTCGTGCTCTTCGCCAAGGTGTACGACGTCGCCCCCGACGGGTCCGTCGAGCTCGTCCACCGGCTGGTCGCCCCGGTGCGCGTACCCGACGTGACCAGGCCCTTCACCGTACGGCTGCCGGGCATCGTCCACCGGTTCGCCGCCGGTCACCGGCTCCGCTTCGTGATCGCGGGGAGCGACACCGCGTACTACGGCAACCGGGGGGCCAAGCCCGTCACCGTTTCGGCCTCACCACAGGACACGGGGGTGCTGGAGCTGCCGGTGGTCCCGGCCGGCTGA
- a CDS encoding LapA family protein encodes MSPKNVSSDGRGASNGWLTPGRIVVAVIAVLAIVFICVNTGDVTIRVIVPTVTMPLWLALLGVFLAGLVCGGYVFRRRNK; translated from the coding sequence ATGAGCCCCAAGAACGTGTCCAGCGACGGCAGAGGAGCCAGTAACGGCTGGCTCACCCCGGGCCGTATCGTCGTGGCGGTCATCGCCGTGCTGGCGATCGTCTTCATCTGCGTGAACACCGGGGACGTCACCATCCGCGTCATCGTCCCCACGGTCACCATGCCGCTCTGGCTCGCCCTGCTGGGCGTCTTCCTCGCCGGGCTGGTCTGCGGGGGATACGTGTTCCGGCGGCGGAACAAGTGA
- a CDS encoding GNAT family N-acetyltransferase: MSASHDHAADAPHAQAGTRREPRARGEAAGHAPSAGHSGAGLPQGPLTSLRRFTLEDAAEFTARARESRALHRPWLFPPTEEEAYAAYAGRLLASPEREGFLVGERAAGGAIAGFVNINNIVEGAFRCGALGYGAFAHAAGRGLMSEALGLVLRYAFGPLGLHRLEANVQPGNAASTALVRRAGFRLEGFSPDFLHIDGAWRDHERWAITSEMLPEEQG, encoded by the coding sequence ATGTCCGCATCACATGATCATGCCGCCGACGCCCCGCACGCCCAGGCCGGCACCCGTCGCGAGCCCCGCGCCCGTGGCGAGGCCGCCGGGCACGCCCCGTCCGCCGGGCACTCCGGCGCGGGTCTCCCGCAGGGGCCGCTGACCTCGCTGCGCCGCTTCACCCTCGAGGACGCCGCCGAGTTCACCGCACGCGCGCGGGAGAGCCGCGCCCTGCACCGCCCCTGGCTCTTCCCGCCCACCGAGGAGGAGGCGTACGCCGCCTACGCGGGACGGCTGCTGGCGAGCCCCGAGAGGGAGGGCTTCCTCGTCGGCGAACGCGCGGCGGGCGGTGCGATTGCCGGATTCGTCAACATCAACAACATCGTCGAAGGCGCCTTCCGCTGCGGGGCCCTGGGATACGGCGCCTTCGCGCACGCCGCCGGGCGGGGGCTGATGTCCGAAGCCCTCGGCCTCGTCCTCCGGTACGCCTTCGGACCGCTCGGACTGCACCGGCTGGAGGCCAACGTGCAGCCCGGCAACGCGGCTTCGACCGCGCTGGTGCGGCGGGCCGGCTTCCGGCTCGAAGGGTTCTCGCCGGACTTCCTCCACATCGACGGAGCATGGCGCGACCACGAGCGCTGGGCGATCACTTCGGAGATGCTGCCGGAGGAGCAGGGCTGA
- a CDS encoding HAD family hydrolase has protein sequence MTHAAIFDVDGTLVDTNHLHVTAWWEAFRQAGHRVAMHDIHRSVGLGGSDLIAGLLGEGRHKEEDEHISAAHTTLYATFFDRLPAFDRAADLLRELDGRGWQVVLATSATGAELGALRRALDADDVVRATASAGDTAEGKPAPDPVEHAMELVGATPETSVFVGDTVWDMKAAARAGVTAVGVLSGGIPREDLVESGAAGVYSDVADLLNRVGRSPFAVPDAG, from the coding sequence ATGACGCACGCCGCGATCTTCGACGTGGACGGAACCCTCGTCGACACGAACCATCTGCACGTGACCGCGTGGTGGGAGGCCTTCCGTCAGGCCGGACACCGCGTCGCCATGCACGACATCCACCGGTCGGTGGGCCTGGGCGGGAGCGACCTGATCGCCGGGCTCCTGGGCGAGGGGCGTCACAAGGAGGAGGACGAGCACATCAGCGCCGCGCACACGACGCTGTACGCGACCTTCTTCGACCGGCTGCCGGCCTTCGACCGGGCGGCCGACCTGCTGCGGGAGCTGGACGGGCGCGGCTGGCAGGTCGTGCTGGCGACCTCGGCGACCGGCGCCGAACTCGGCGCGCTGCGCCGCGCACTGGACGCCGACGACGTCGTCCGGGCCACCGCGTCGGCCGGCGACACCGCCGAGGGCAAGCCCGCCCCCGATCCGGTGGAGCACGCGATGGAGCTGGTGGGCGCCACACCGGAGACCTCCGTCTTCGTCGGCGACACCGTCTGGGACATGAAGGCCGCCGCACGGGCGGGGGTCACGGCGGTCGGGGTGCTGAGCGGCGGCATCCCGCGCGAGGACCTCGTGGAGTCGGGGGCCGCCGGGGTGTACAGCGATGTCGCCGACCTGCTGAACCGCGTCGGCCGGAGCCCCTTCGCCGTCCCGGACGCCGGCTGA
- a CDS encoding type 1 glutamine amidotransferase domain-containing protein: MADTSLAGRRVLAIVTNYGVEQDELVVPVGQLRDSGAEVQVAAVSPDEIRTLVGDKDPGKTVRPDLTLADVDPTAYDLLLVPGGTLNADTLRLQDEALEILRSFTRTGRAVAAICHGPWLLVEAGAVDGRTLTSYPSLRTDIRNAGGTWVDEPVIADTAGDWTLITSRTPDDLGPFVREAKAALVAGTG, translated from the coding sequence ATGGCTGACACCTCCCTCGCGGGCCGCCGGGTTCTGGCGATCGTGACCAACTACGGCGTCGAACAGGACGAGCTGGTCGTACCGGTAGGGCAGCTGCGGGACAGCGGCGCAGAGGTGCAGGTGGCGGCCGTCTCGCCGGACGAGATCCGCACGCTGGTGGGCGACAAGGACCCGGGCAAGACGGTGCGGCCGGACCTGACGCTGGCGGACGTCGATCCGACCGCGTACGACCTGCTACTCGTCCCCGGCGGGACGCTGAACGCGGACACCCTGCGGCTCCAGGACGAGGCGCTGGAGATCCTCCGGTCGTTCACCCGGACCGGCCGGGCCGTCGCGGCGATCTGTCACGGCCCGTGGCTGCTGGTGGAGGCCGGTGCGGTCGACGGCCGCACGCTGACCTCGTATCCCTCCCTGCGCACGGACATCCGGAACGCGGGCGGGACCTGGGTGGACGAGCCGGTGATCGCCGACACCGCCGGTGACTGGACCCTGATCACCTCCCGCACCCCGGACGACCTCGGCCCCTTCGTGCGCGAGGCGAAGGCGGCCCTCGTCGCGGGTACGGGCTGA
- a CDS encoding FG-GAP repeat domain-containing protein, which yields MAVVLGAMMAAGVAGPGAQSAAAQPAFPSWLVGFESQNPATGVYRGCTAVEVTGIREVTAPDCFTGRSRNDWYSWYHGGTPDWGGSALRYATAAGYDATTRKDALAVAPAGNSPVSYTTGNGHPVLATTADAALYAPGAAATFYSWAGRDAGSARSAHTEQVAVLTTATCTSLLGRTPPAGSFCTLPAKGAPAPDPADQCLGDAGGALVAGGKLIGVSATPASGCVAANGVRLYTGVAAHRTTVETWRHDVYFEDWEARGSVVATQPSTGGGLVSFCGVNSQDRLVNCEHEIGATGFWHVAYDWIIQSGDLTGDGNADLLARTPGGGLYRYSGPGPVWDSLDTRPHTWLGNGFAGYNALFVANDFSGDGLPDLLGRDAAGDLWLHAGNGKGGFGPRKRIGVGLKGYNLVTGRGDLSGDGLADFVARDSVGTLWLFKGNGRGSYAGRVKLGTGYAGYRRVVAAGDIDGDGRQDLLAITPAGGAAVLNVSKGVLAPAKWYASKGYQFFSPID from the coding sequence GTGGCCGTCGTGCTGGGGGCGATGATGGCGGCGGGGGTGGCCGGCCCGGGTGCGCAGTCGGCCGCCGCCCAACCGGCCTTTCCTTCCTGGCTGGTGGGGTTCGAGAGCCAGAACCCGGCCACCGGCGTGTACCGGGGGTGCACGGCGGTCGAAGTGACCGGTATCCGTGAGGTGACCGCTCCGGACTGCTTCACCGGCCGGTCACGGAACGACTGGTACTCGTGGTACCACGGGGGCACCCCGGACTGGGGAGGGAGCGCCCTGCGGTACGCGACCGCCGCGGGGTACGACGCCACGACCCGCAAGGACGCCCTCGCGGTCGCCCCCGCGGGCAACTCCCCGGTGAGCTACACGACCGGCAACGGCCACCCGGTCCTCGCGACCACGGCGGACGCCGCACTGTACGCGCCGGGAGCCGCGGCCACCTTCTACTCCTGGGCGGGGCGCGACGCCGGGAGCGCGCGCTCCGCGCACACCGAGCAGGTCGCCGTCCTGACCACCGCGACCTGCACCTCGCTGCTCGGGCGGACGCCGCCGGCCGGCTCCTTCTGCACCCTGCCGGCCAAGGGCGCCCCGGCACCCGACCCCGCCGACCAGTGCCTGGGGGACGCGGGCGGTGCGCTCGTGGCCGGCGGCAAACTGATCGGCGTCTCGGCCACACCCGCCTCGGGATGCGTCGCAGCCAACGGGGTGCGCCTCTACACCGGCGTCGCCGCGCACCGCACGACGGTCGAGACATGGCGGCACGACGTCTACTTCGAGGACTGGGAAGCCCGCGGCTCGGTGGTCGCGACCCAGCCGAGCACCGGCGGAGGACTCGTCTCCTTCTGCGGGGTGAACAGCCAGGACCGTCTCGTCAACTGCGAGCACGAGATCGGGGCGACCGGATTCTGGCACGTCGCCTACGACTGGATCATCCAGTCCGGCGACCTCACGGGTGACGGCAACGCCGACCTGCTCGCCCGGACGCCGGGCGGCGGTCTCTACCGCTACTCGGGGCCGGGCCCGGTGTGGGACTCCCTCGACACCCGGCCGCACACCTGGCTGGGCAACGGCTTCGCCGGATACAACGCCCTCTTCGTCGCCAACGACTTCTCCGGCGACGGGCTGCCCGACCTCCTCGGCAGGGACGCCGCGGGAGACCTCTGGCTCCACGCCGGCAACGGCAAGGGCGGATTCGGCCCGAGGAAGCGCATCGGTGTCGGACTCAAGGGCTACAACCTGGTCACCGGACGCGGCGACCTGTCCGGCGACGGCCTCGCCGACTTCGTGGCACGCGACAGCGTCGGCACCCTGTGGCTCTTCAAGGGCAACGGCAGGGGCAGCTACGCGGGCCGGGTGAAGCTCGGTACCGGGTACGCCGGTTACCGGCGCGTCGTCGCCGCCGGCGACATCGACGGCGACGGACGCCAGGACCTCCTCGCCATCACGCCCGCGGGCGGGGCGGCCGTACTCAACGTCTCCAAGGGCGTGCTCGCACCGGCCAAGTGGTACGCCTCCAAGGGGTACCAGTTCTTCTCCCCCATCGACTGA
- a CDS encoding ROK family transcriptional regulator, whose protein sequence is MKAGPSQEEIRRHNLSTVLRHVHIGGPASRTVLAERMGVNRSTVLGLVSELTAAGLVREELPRDTGRAGRPSLVVRPEPARAYVLAFDIGVDRLTAARIGLGGLFLDRREIPWPGAGPQRPGDVADALTESARQMLAATPPGSHCVGVGVAVRGIVRHPDGLVRFAPNLGWTEEDFGAQLAGRLGLSVPVTIGNEANVAALAEHLRGAGAGCRNVVYLHGDIGIGAGVIADGQLLRGDEGYGGEVGHMIVNPHGGRSCGCGATGCLEAEAGARALLDAARRGGRTPGYATVRAVVAAADRGDVVAAAALRGVGDWLGIGVANLVNLFNPGTVIFGGVLRDVFLGSAAQVRSRINTTALRASRENLRLRVCALGDSAVLIGAAELAFSESLDNPLEVLARLDGQRALGE, encoded by the coding sequence ATGAAAGCCGGTCCTTCCCAGGAGGAAATACGCCGGCACAACCTCAGCACGGTGCTGCGCCACGTACACATCGGCGGCCCCGCCTCCCGGACCGTTCTCGCCGAGCGCATGGGAGTCAACCGCAGCACCGTGCTGGGCCTGGTCAGCGAGCTCACCGCCGCGGGCCTCGTACGCGAGGAACTCCCCCGCGACACCGGCCGGGCGGGGCGGCCCTCGCTGGTCGTACGGCCCGAGCCCGCACGCGCGTACGTCCTGGCCTTCGACATCGGCGTCGACCGTCTGACGGCCGCCCGCATCGGCCTGGGCGGCCTCTTCCTCGACCGGCGCGAAATCCCCTGGCCAGGGGCGGGGCCCCAGCGCCCCGGCGACGTCGCGGACGCGCTCACGGAGTCGGCCCGGCAGATGCTGGCCGCCACCCCGCCCGGCAGCCACTGCGTCGGCGTGGGGGTGGCGGTGCGCGGCATCGTCCGCCACCCCGACGGGCTGGTCCGTTTCGCTCCCAACCTCGGCTGGACGGAAGAGGACTTCGGCGCCCAGCTCGCCGGCCGCCTCGGCCTCTCCGTCCCCGTCACCATCGGCAACGAGGCCAACGTCGCAGCCCTCGCCGAACACTTGCGCGGCGCCGGAGCCGGCTGCCGCAACGTCGTCTACCTGCACGGCGACATCGGTATCGGGGCCGGTGTCATCGCCGACGGACAACTCCTGCGCGGCGACGAGGGGTACGGCGGCGAGGTCGGCCACATGATCGTGAACCCGCACGGCGGCCGGAGCTGCGGCTGCGGCGCCACCGGCTGCCTCGAAGCCGAAGCCGGCGCCCGGGCGCTGCTCGATGCCGCCCGGCGGGGCGGCCGTACACCGGGCTACGCCACGGTGCGCGCCGTCGTCGCCGCCGCCGACCGGGGGGACGTCGTCGCCGCCGCCGCGCTGCGCGGCGTCGGCGACTGGCTCGGTATCGGGGTCGCCAACCTGGTCAACCTCTTCAACCCGGGAACCGTGATCTTCGGTGGCGTGTTGCGGGACGTCTTCCTCGGGTCGGCCGCGCAGGTGCGCAGCCGTATCAACACCACCGCCCTCAGGGCCTCCCGCGAGAACCTCCGGCTGCGGGTCTGCGCGCTGGGCGACAGCGCCGTGCTGATCGGCGCGGCGGAACTCGCCTTCTCGGAGAGCCTGGACAACCCCCTGGAGGTACTGGCCCGGCTCGACGGGCAGCGGGCGCTCGGCGAGTAG